A section of the Spirosoma pollinicola genome encodes:
- a CDS encoding NAD-dependent epimerase/dehydratase family protein, giving the protein MTKKRIFFTGGSGKAGKHVIPYLLGQGHKVMNVDLTPLDHPGVNNLVADITDSGQVFNAMSSYAGLDELEAGNGVPKFDAVVHFAAVPRILLKPDNETFRVNTIGTYNVIEAAVKLGIRKIIIASSETTYGICFSDGQTNPSVLPLEEDYDVDPMDSYGLSKVVNEKTARSFQRRSGVDIYALRIGNVIEPHEYAELFPYYFKHPEVRRRNAFCYIDARDLGQIVDLCLQKDSLGYQVFNAGNDHNGAIIPSKELAETFFPTVPISRELGEYEALFSNRKIREVLGFNEQHNWQKYVKWES; this is encoded by the coding sequence ATGACTAAAAAGCGCATATTTTTTACCGGGGGATCGGGAAAAGCAGGAAAGCACGTAATTCCCTACCTGCTCGGCCAGGGACATAAAGTGATGAATGTAGACCTGACACCTCTGGACCACCCAGGGGTAAATAATCTGGTCGCGGATATAACAGATTCCGGACAGGTTTTTAATGCCATGAGTTCATACGCTGGCTTAGATGAATTGGAGGCAGGGAATGGGGTGCCAAAATTTGATGCGGTCGTTCATTTTGCGGCCGTGCCCAGAATCTTACTCAAACCGGATAATGAGACGTTTCGGGTTAACACCATTGGTACCTACAATGTGATTGAAGCGGCTGTTAAACTCGGCATTAGAAAAATTATTATTGCTTCGTCAGAGACCACTTACGGGATCTGTTTTTCAGATGGACAGACCAATCCTAGCGTGTTGCCGCTGGAAGAGGATTATGACGTCGACCCAATGGATAGCTACGGCTTATCGAAGGTTGTCAATGAAAAAACGGCACGCAGCTTCCAGCGACGGTCAGGCGTTGATATATATGCCCTTCGTATCGGCAATGTGATTGAGCCGCACGAATACGCGGAGTTGTTCCCCTATTATTTTAAACACCCTGAAGTGCGACGCCGGAATGCCTTTTGTTATATAGATGCGCGTGATCTGGGACAAATTGTGGATTTATGTCTGCAAAAAGACAGCCTTGGCTATCAGGTTTTTAATGCTGGCAACGATCATAACGGCGCCATTATTCCCAGCAAAGAACTGGCCGAAACGTTCTTTCCTACTGTGCCCATAAGTCGCGAATTAGGGGAGTATGAAGCCCTGTTTTCAAATCGCAAAATTCGTGAAGTGCTGGGCTTTAACGAACAACATAACTGGCAGAAATACGTGAAATGGGAATCGTGA
- a CDS encoding DinB family protein, with translation MIKPSNALFCILLWASILSCYKQVHPPTVRTILLEQLKNTHTNEDWFTPLKKATGGLTAIQANWRDSTVNHSIGQLVSHLIFWSERVLTAFQGNTAPDFSGNNEETFERFTNVSWDQAIVKLDSIQIKWYQSVEKATDKQLAKWSSSVANICSHNAYHTGQIIYIRKKNRWWPKPEEKK, from the coding sequence ATGATTAAGCCTTCAAATGCTCTTTTCTGTATCTTGCTGTGGGCTTCCATCCTGAGTTGCTACAAACAGGTTCATCCTCCCACTGTTAGAACAATTTTGTTAGAGCAGCTAAAGAATACTCATACCAACGAAGACTGGTTTACTCCTCTGAAAAAAGCCACAGGAGGGCTTACAGCCATACAAGCTAACTGGCGAGATAGCACAGTTAATCACTCCATCGGGCAGTTAGTATCTCATCTAATCTTCTGGAGCGAAAGAGTTCTAACTGCCTTTCAGGGTAATACTGCTCCAGACTTTAGCGGAAATAATGAAGAAACCTTTGAGCGGTTCACCAACGTAAGTTGGGATCAGGCCATCGTGAAACTAGATAGTATTCAAATTAAATGGTATCAATCCGTAGAAAAGGCTACAGATAAACAACTTGCTAAATGGAGTTCTTCAGTAGCTAACATTTGCTCACATAACGCCTACCATACGGGGCAAATAATCTACATAAGAAA
- a CDS encoding GAF domain-containing sensor histidine kinase — protein MQNSYPVPENEFQRIIDLSDFDLDYSGLQDKFKDLTTLAAKVTGTDISLINLIDSYTQWTITSHGLDLTSMPREESVCQYTILEPTSFEVKDLQLDERFSERWYVSDAPHLRYYFGIPLTSSNGNHIGALCVLDTKVKELDPEKIELLQIIAAEVVSRLNTLQEIQYLKRQASEMNESRKRVAHDIRGPLGGIITMAQLVTSSGASIKLNEILELIQLIQMSGKSLLELADEILVNDDKWKQDHDKKEIFHQVRLKDTLEKLYTPQARSKGIRFLVSTDASTELIPFSRNKVVQIAGNLISNAIKFTQGEGHVQVNTKLRIEGSHNMLSLTVQDSGEGITSEKIADILNGQGRSSNGTAGESGYGFGLPLVKHLVSTLNGEMTVTSSPGQGTCFEISLMQQKTS, from the coding sequence ATGCAAAACAGCTACCCAGTTCCTGAGAACGAATTTCAACGAATTATTGACCTGTCCGACTTCGATTTAGATTATTCGGGGCTTCAGGACAAATTTAAAGACCTTACTACGCTGGCAGCTAAGGTGACAGGAACCGATATCTCATTAATCAACCTGATTGATTCCTACACACAGTGGACCATTACCAGTCACGGCCTGGATTTAACGTCCATGCCTCGCGAAGAATCCGTTTGTCAATATACCATTCTGGAGCCTACCAGTTTTGAAGTCAAAGATTTACAACTTGACGAGCGATTCTCTGAGCGATGGTATGTATCCGATGCTCCTCATCTGCGCTACTATTTTGGTATACCCCTAACGTCGAGTAATGGCAACCATATCGGTGCACTTTGTGTGCTCGATACAAAAGTAAAAGAGCTTGATCCGGAAAAAATCGAGCTTTTACAGATCATTGCAGCTGAAGTCGTTAGCCGACTAAACACGCTTCAGGAGATCCAGTATTTAAAACGGCAGGCATCCGAAATGAATGAATCCCGAAAGCGGGTAGCACATGATATTCGGGGGCCTTTGGGCGGTATTATTACGATGGCTCAACTGGTTACCAGCAGCGGAGCCAGTATTAAGCTGAACGAAATACTCGAACTAATTCAGCTCATTCAGATGAGTGGTAAATCGCTGCTCGAACTGGCAGATGAAATCCTGGTCAACGATGATAAGTGGAAGCAGGACCATGATAAGAAAGAGATCTTTCATCAGGTTAGATTGAAAGACACGCTGGAAAAACTGTATACTCCACAGGCACGCTCCAAAGGAATTCGCTTCCTCGTTTCGACCGATGCTTCGACGGAGTTAATCCCTTTTTCCCGTAATAAAGTGGTACAGATTGCGGGTAACTTGATTTCCAATGCCATCAAGTTTACGCAGGGGGAAGGGCATGTGCAGGTCAACACTAAATTGAGAATTGAAGGCTCACACAACATGCTTAGTCTCACCGTTCAGGATTCTGGCGAGGGTATTACGAGCGAAAAAATAGCGGATATTCTTAATGGCCAGGGTCGTTCGAGTAACGGAACCGCCGGCGAGTCTGGCTATGGTTTTGGACTTCCTCTGGTAAAACACCTGGTCAGTACACTAAATGGAGAAATGACCGTTACCTCATCCCCTGGGCAGGGGACATGCTTTGAGATAAGTCTAATGCAGCAGAAAACGAGTTGA